The following is a genomic window from Chania multitudinisentens RB-25.
GCGCACCGCTCTGGCTGAGACTATCCATCTGCTGATAGATCTGTTTCTGGCGTTCAACTACCTGATTCAATTGGTACTGGCTTTCCTGGATCTGCCCGCGGAGAGTATCAATATCACGTTGGTTGTCAGAGAGTTGTTGCTGGAGTTGGTTTAAAAGCTGGCTCTGAGCGTTGCTGATACGCTCAAGTGAAGTGACACGGTCTTCGACCGAGCCGGAGCCGACATTACTGATTGGCGCTTGGGCAGTAGCGGCCCATGGAACCGCTACGCCAACCAGTAACGACAGACTCAGCAAGTGACGTCTGAAGTTACTGTTCATACCATTCTCTTAGTAAACCAGAACAGCACGACGGTTTTTAGCCCAAGCCGCTTCGTCGTGGCCCAGAACTGCTGGTTTTTCTTTACCGTAAGAAACGATAGAGATCTGGTCAGCAGAAACGCCTCTGCCTTGCAGGTACATTTTCACTGCGTTAGCACGGCGCTCGCCCAAAGCGATGTTATATTCTGGCGTGCCACGCTCATCCGCGTGCCCTTCAACGGTAACTTTGTAGGAAGGGTTGCTACGCAGGAATGCAGCATGCGCATCCAACATCTGAGAGAACTCAGAGCTGATGTCATATTTGTCAAAACCGAAGTAAACAATGTTGTTTCTCTGCAATTCTTGCATTTGCAGACGAGCTTGTTCCTCAGAAGACAGATTGCTGCTGCCATTTTCTGTACCAGTGCCTGCGCCCATACCAGATTGGTCATTGTTCGCACTTTTGTTAGAACTACAAGCTGCGATAGCCAAAACTGGCAGTGCCAGCAAAAGCCCTTTCAGCACTTTGTTCA
Proteins encoded in this region:
- the pal gene encoding peptidoglycan-associated lipoprotein Pal; the protein is MQLNKVLKGLLLALPVLAIAACSSNKSANNDQSGMGAGTGTENGSSNLSSEEQARLQMQELQRNNIVYFGFDKYDISSEFSQMLDAHAAFLRSNPSYKVTVEGHADERGTPEYNIALGERRANAVKMYLQGRGVSADQISIVSYGKEKPAVLGHDEAAWAKNRRAVLVY